From one Melospiza melodia melodia isolate bMelMel2 chromosome 4, bMelMel2.pri, whole genome shotgun sequence genomic stretch:
- the BAIAP2L2 gene encoding brain-specific angiogenesis inhibitor 1-associated protein 2-like protein 2: MDLSYRSTISIYKSILEQFNPALENLVYLGNNYLRAFHALSKAAEVYFKAIEKIGEQALQSSTSHMLGEILMQMSDTQRLLSSDLEVVAQTFHVDLLQHMEKNSKMDVQFISESQKQYELEYQRRATNLDKCMAELWRMERARDKNAREMKENVMRLRSEMQAFVSESQREAELEEKRRYRFLAEKHQLLYNTLLQFYSRARGMIQSKAPRWKEQLEASRNPSNSHPQGLLPASHGQGYPPGRLTPTHLEMPQRPLGDFASSMTGSRSSIFSPDPPEMRMSPQPESPRRPMRRTPSAASLLPAGRTSRSGSFGEASAGSEGRKRSGGTTRVQAIVPHTTGANRTLLPFEPGDVIAVLRPEAQNGWLYGKLEGSSTCGWFPEAYVKPLENTREMEEPDTRSFPLRSSHSMDDILDHPSTPSSSSYWPAAAQPSVPTPPPLSVGASSHQSGVITPVTSGSKKSGVFDQPPELFPRGTNPFATVKLRPTVTNDRSAPIIR; this comes from the exons ATGGATCTGTCCTACAGATCCACCATCTCCATCTATAAG AGTATCCTGGAGCAGTTCAACCCTGCGCTGGAGAACCTGGTGTACCTGGGCAACAACTACCTGCGTGCCTTCCACG CACTATCCAAAGCAGCTGAAGTGTATTTTAAGGCAATTGAGAAGATTGGGGAGCAGGCACTGCAGAGTTCCACCTCACACATGCTAG GTGAAATTCTGATGCAGATGTCTGACACACAGAGACTACTGAGCTCTGATCTGGAAGTTGTG GCTCAGACCTTCCACGTGGACCTGCTGCAGCACATGGAGAAGAACAGCAAAATGGACGTGCAGTTTATCAGT GAGAGCCAGAAGCAGTATGAGCTGGAGTACCAGCGAAGAGCCACCAACCTGGACAAGTGCATGGCAGAGCTGTGGAGAATGGAGAGGGCCCGTGACAAAAATGCCCGGGAGATGAAG GAGAACGTGATGCGGCTGCGCTCGGAGATGCAGGCGTTCGTGTCCGAGAGCCAGAGGGAGGCGGAGCTGGAGGAGAAACGCCGCTACCGCTTCCTGGCTGAAAAGCACCAGCTGCTCTACAACACTCTGCTCCAGTTCTACAGCAGG GCTCGGGGCATGATCCAGAGCAAGGCACCGCGGTGGAAGGAGCAGCTGGAAGCCAGCCGTAACCCCTCAAACAGCCAcccccaggggctgctcccagcctcccATGGCCAGGGATACCCACCAGGACGACTCACGCCCACCCACCTCGAGATG CCCCAGAGACCTCTTGGGGACTTTGCTTCTTCTATGACTGGGAGCAGATCCAGCATCTTCTCTCCAGACCCTCCAGAAATGAGAATGTCTCCTCAGCCAGAGTCTCCCAGACGGCCAATGCGGAGGACACCGTCAGCAGCCA GTTTGCTGCCCGCGGGCCGCACGTCCCGTTCGGGCTCCTTTGGCGAGGCCAGCGCTGGCAGCGAGGGCAGGAAGAGGAGCGGTGGCACCACGAGGGTCCAGGCCATCGTGCCCCACACGACAGGCGCCAACCGGACCCTGCTGCCGTTCGAGCCCGGGGATGTCATCGCGGTGCTGAGGCCAGAGGCGCAGAATGGCTGGCTCTACGGCAAGCTGGAGGGCTCATCCAC GTGTGGCTGGTTCCCTGAAGCTTATGTCAAGCCTTTGGAGAATACAAGGGAGATGGAGGAGCCAGACACCAG GTCCTTCCCGCTGCGGAGCAGTCACAGCATGGATGACATCCTGGACCATCCCAGCACTCCATCCTCCAGCAGTTActggcctgctgctgcccagcccagcgTGCCCACCCCACCTCCCCTGTCAGTGGGTGCCAGCAGCCACCAGAGCGGGGTGATCACCCCAGTCACTTCTGGCTCCAAG AAATCAGGAGTATTTGACCAGCCCCCTGAACTCTTCCCACG AGGTACCAACCCCTTTGCCACAGTCAAGCTGCGCCCCACAGTGACCAACGACCGCTCGGCCCCCATCATCCGGTGA
- the PLA2G6 gene encoding 85/88 kDa calcium-independent phospholipase A2 isoform X1 — translation MQFFGRLLDTFSSVSQIFSNPYRVREVPAAEYAGHTCLQEEGRLALYKNSLSRSWDCLLVNPQSPQVAFRLFQLDNEADALAYFEQYARQLRPFYESSCQPLSLEELQQLSDCVRSYPGWSPAHIAVEFGRRETFRHNHILSCVNSTDSEDGCTPLHLACRKGDVECLLELLECHARVDITDKNGETVFHYAVRGNNPQIIELLGRPLTTGLDHLNHEGLTALHLACQLGKEDMVRSLLKCRASCSVVGTLGYPIHTALKFSHKGCAQAILEADASQVCSKDPRYDATPLHWAKKAELARLLLEHGAEVNASSGTADMALHIAVQRGRLDCAMVLLTHGAHTNARGRDGNTPLHLAMKHDHLDMIKAIIVFGGDVEIPNDFGETPGLLAARSSKGANRKVLLDLLQSVGTERCHPPPNPDSPSLAPSAASFLEGQPSPRSNLNSLGYKDLLYVSTTLGQLLKAPDVVDMPCEARRNQDRLLCLDGGGIRGLVLIQLLLAIEKAAGRPICEIFDWIAGTSTGGILALAIVHGKSMDYMRCLYFRMKDMVFRGSRPYESEPLDEFLKKEFGENTKMTDVRKPKVMVTGTLCDRQPAELHLFRNYPVPETKRSTEYKTNASFQPLTQPEEQLVWRAARCSGAAPTYFRPIGRFLDGGLLANNPTLDAMAEIHEYNKTLIQKGQKQEVRKLGLVVSLGTGKPPQVAVSSVDVFRPSNPWQLAKTVFGARELGKMVVDCCTDADGPAVDRARAWCEMTDVPYFRLSPQLHTEVMLDEVNDTVLVNALWDTQLYIYQQREQFEQMVQHLCL, via the exons ATGCAGTTTTTTGGGCGGCTGCTGGACACCTTCAGCAGCGTCTCGCAGATCTTCTCCAACCCGTACCGCGTGAGGGAGGTGCCGGCCGCCGAGTACGCCGGTCACACGTGCCTGCAGGAGGAGGGCAGGCTGGCCCTCTACAAGAACAGCCTCTCTCGCTCCTGGGACTGCTTGCTGGTGAATCCGCAGAGCCCGCAGGTCGCGTTCCG GCTCTTCCAGCTGGACAACGAGGCAGACGCCCTGGCGTACTTTGAGCAGTATGCCCGGCAGCTGCGCCCTTTCTACGAGAGCTCGTGCCAGCCCTTgtccctggaggagctgcagcagctcagcgACTGCGTCCGCAGCTACCCCGGCTGGTCCCCGGCACACATCGCCGTGGAGTTCGGCCGCCGCGAGACCTTCCGGCACAACCACATCCTGAG CTGCGTGAACAGCACGGACAGCGAGGATGGCTGCACCCCGCTGCACCTGGCGTGCCGCAAGGGGGATGTGGAgtgcctgctggagctgctggagtgccACGCACGCGTGGACATCACCGACAAGAACGGGGAGACTGTTTTCCACTACGCCGTGCGAGGAAACAACCCCCAGATCATTGAG CTGCTGGGCAGACCCCTAACTACTGGCTTGGACCACCTGAACCACGAggggctgacagctctgcacctggCGTGCCAGCTGGGCAAGGAGGACATGGTTCGGTCCCTGCTGAAGTGCCGTGCCAGCTGCAGCGTCGTGGGCACGCTGGGCTACCCCATCCACACAGCTCTGAAGTTCTCCCACAAGGG gtgtgcccaggccaTTCTGGAGGCAGATGCCAGCCAGGTTTGCTCCAAGGACCCGCGCTATGATGCCACTCCACTGCACTGGGCAAAGAAGGCAGAG CTGGCgcggctgctgctggagcacgGCGCGGAGGTGAACGCCAGCAGCGGCACGGCCGACATGGCGCTGCACATCGCCGTGCAGAGGGGCCGCCTGGACTGCGCCATGGTGCTGCTGACACACGGCGCCCACACCAACGCCCGCGGCCGCGACGGAAACACGCCGCTGCACCTCGCCATGAAG CATGACCACCTGGATATGATCAAAGCCATCATTGTCTTTGGAGGAGATGTTGAGATCCCCAATGATTTTGGAGAGACACCAGGACTGTTGGCAGCCAGGAGCAGCAAAG GTGCGAACCGGAAAGTGCTCTTAGACCTGCTGCAAAGTGTAGGCACCGAACGCTGCCACCCACCACCCAACCCTGACTCCCCAAGCCTGGCACCATCTGCTGCCTCTTTCCTGGAAGGCCAACCTTCCCCGCGGAGCAACCTCAACAGCTTAG GGTACAAGGACCTTCTGTATGTTTCCACAACGCTTGGACAGCTGTTGAAGGCACCAGATGTTGTGGACATGCCCTGTGAGGCTAGAAGAAA TCAGGACCGGCTCCTGTGCTTGGATGGAGGTGGCATCCGTGGCCTTGTGCTCATCCAGCTTCTCCTGGCTATTGAAAAGGCTGCAGGCCGTCCCATTTGTGAGATCTTTGACTGGATCGCAGGGACCAGCACTGGAGGGATCTTGGCCTTGGCTATTGTACATG GGAAGTCCATGGACTACATGCGCTGCCTGTACTTCCGCATGAAGGACATGGTGTTCCGGGGCTCTCGGCCCTACGAGTCCGAGCCCCTGGATGAGTTCTTGAAGAAGGAATTTGGGGAAAACACCAAAATGACAGATGTCCGAAAACCCAA GGTTATGGTGACAGGGACATTGTGTGACCGACAGCCAGCTGAGCTCCACCTTTTCCGGAATTACCCTGTACCAGAGACAAAACGCTCCACTGAATACAAGACAAATGCATCTTTCCAGCCACTCACTCAGCCAGAAG AGCAGCTTGTGTGGCGCGCTGCCCGCTGCAGCGGTGCAGCTCCCACTTATTTCCGGCCCATTGGCCGTTTCCTGGATGGAGGGCTGCTGGCCAACAACCCCACCCTTGATGCCATGGCAGAGATCCACGAGTACAACAAGACGCTGATCCAGAAG GGTCAGAAGCAGGAAGTGAGGAAATTGGGGTTGGTGGTGTCCCTGGGAACAGGGAAGCCTCCGCAGGTCGCAGTGAGCTCTGTGGATGTTTTCCGCCCCTCAAACCCTTGGCAACTGGCGAAGACCGTCTTTGGGGCCAGGGAGCTTGGCAAGATGGTGGTGGATTGT TGCACTGACGCAGACGGCCCAGCTGTGGATCGTGCCAGGGCCTGGTGTGAGATGACGGATGTCCCCTATTTCCG GCTCAGCCCTCAGCTGCACACGGAGGTGATGCTGGACGAGGTGAACGACACCGTGCTGGTGAACGCCCTGTGGGACACCCAGCTCTACATCTACCAGCAACGGGAGCAGTTCGAGCAGATGGTGCAGCATCTCTGCCTGTGA
- the PLA2G6 gene encoding 85/88 kDa calcium-independent phospholipase A2 isoform X2, with translation MQFFGRLLDTFSSVSQIFSNPYRVREVPAAEYAGHTCLQEEGRLALYKNSLSRSWDCLLVNPQSPQVAFRLFQLDNEADALAYFEQYARQLRPFYESSCQPLSLEELQQLSDCVRSYPGWSPAHIAVEFGRRETFRHNHILSCVNSTDSEDGCTPLHLACRKGDVECLLELLECHARVDITDKNGETVFHYAVRGNNPQIIELLGRPLTTGLDHLNHEGLTALHLACQLGKEDMVRSLLKCRASCSVVGTLGYPIHTALKFSHKGCAQAILEADASQVCSKDPRYDATPLHWAKKAELARLLLEHGAEVNASSGTADMALHIAVQRGRLDCAMVLLTHGAHTNARGRDGNTPLHLAMKHDHLDMIKAIIVFGGDVEIPNDFGETPGLLAARSSKGYKDLLYVSTTLGQLLKAPDVVDMPCEARRNQDRLLCLDGGGIRGLVLIQLLLAIEKAAGRPICEIFDWIAGTSTGGILALAIVHGKSMDYMRCLYFRMKDMVFRGSRPYESEPLDEFLKKEFGENTKMTDVRKPKVMVTGTLCDRQPAELHLFRNYPVPETKRSTEYKTNASFQPLTQPEEQLVWRAARCSGAAPTYFRPIGRFLDGGLLANNPTLDAMAEIHEYNKTLIQKGQKQEVRKLGLVVSLGTGKPPQVAVSSVDVFRPSNPWQLAKTVFGARELGKMVVDCCTDADGPAVDRARAWCEMTDVPYFRLSPQLHTEVMLDEVNDTVLVNALWDTQLYIYQQREQFEQMVQHLCL, from the exons ATGCAGTTTTTTGGGCGGCTGCTGGACACCTTCAGCAGCGTCTCGCAGATCTTCTCCAACCCGTACCGCGTGAGGGAGGTGCCGGCCGCCGAGTACGCCGGTCACACGTGCCTGCAGGAGGAGGGCAGGCTGGCCCTCTACAAGAACAGCCTCTCTCGCTCCTGGGACTGCTTGCTGGTGAATCCGCAGAGCCCGCAGGTCGCGTTCCG GCTCTTCCAGCTGGACAACGAGGCAGACGCCCTGGCGTACTTTGAGCAGTATGCCCGGCAGCTGCGCCCTTTCTACGAGAGCTCGTGCCAGCCCTTgtccctggaggagctgcagcagctcagcgACTGCGTCCGCAGCTACCCCGGCTGGTCCCCGGCACACATCGCCGTGGAGTTCGGCCGCCGCGAGACCTTCCGGCACAACCACATCCTGAG CTGCGTGAACAGCACGGACAGCGAGGATGGCTGCACCCCGCTGCACCTGGCGTGCCGCAAGGGGGATGTGGAgtgcctgctggagctgctggagtgccACGCACGCGTGGACATCACCGACAAGAACGGGGAGACTGTTTTCCACTACGCCGTGCGAGGAAACAACCCCCAGATCATTGAG CTGCTGGGCAGACCCCTAACTACTGGCTTGGACCACCTGAACCACGAggggctgacagctctgcacctggCGTGCCAGCTGGGCAAGGAGGACATGGTTCGGTCCCTGCTGAAGTGCCGTGCCAGCTGCAGCGTCGTGGGCACGCTGGGCTACCCCATCCACACAGCTCTGAAGTTCTCCCACAAGGG gtgtgcccaggccaTTCTGGAGGCAGATGCCAGCCAGGTTTGCTCCAAGGACCCGCGCTATGATGCCACTCCACTGCACTGGGCAAAGAAGGCAGAG CTGGCgcggctgctgctggagcacgGCGCGGAGGTGAACGCCAGCAGCGGCACGGCCGACATGGCGCTGCACATCGCCGTGCAGAGGGGCCGCCTGGACTGCGCCATGGTGCTGCTGACACACGGCGCCCACACCAACGCCCGCGGCCGCGACGGAAACACGCCGCTGCACCTCGCCATGAAG CATGACCACCTGGATATGATCAAAGCCATCATTGTCTTTGGAGGAGATGTTGAGATCCCCAATGATTTTGGAGAGACACCAGGACTGTTGGCAGCCAGGAGCAGCAAAG GGTACAAGGACCTTCTGTATGTTTCCACAACGCTTGGACAGCTGTTGAAGGCACCAGATGTTGTGGACATGCCCTGTGAGGCTAGAAGAAA TCAGGACCGGCTCCTGTGCTTGGATGGAGGTGGCATCCGTGGCCTTGTGCTCATCCAGCTTCTCCTGGCTATTGAAAAGGCTGCAGGCCGTCCCATTTGTGAGATCTTTGACTGGATCGCAGGGACCAGCACTGGAGGGATCTTGGCCTTGGCTATTGTACATG GGAAGTCCATGGACTACATGCGCTGCCTGTACTTCCGCATGAAGGACATGGTGTTCCGGGGCTCTCGGCCCTACGAGTCCGAGCCCCTGGATGAGTTCTTGAAGAAGGAATTTGGGGAAAACACCAAAATGACAGATGTCCGAAAACCCAA GGTTATGGTGACAGGGACATTGTGTGACCGACAGCCAGCTGAGCTCCACCTTTTCCGGAATTACCCTGTACCAGAGACAAAACGCTCCACTGAATACAAGACAAATGCATCTTTCCAGCCACTCACTCAGCCAGAAG AGCAGCTTGTGTGGCGCGCTGCCCGCTGCAGCGGTGCAGCTCCCACTTATTTCCGGCCCATTGGCCGTTTCCTGGATGGAGGGCTGCTGGCCAACAACCCCACCCTTGATGCCATGGCAGAGATCCACGAGTACAACAAGACGCTGATCCAGAAG GGTCAGAAGCAGGAAGTGAGGAAATTGGGGTTGGTGGTGTCCCTGGGAACAGGGAAGCCTCCGCAGGTCGCAGTGAGCTCTGTGGATGTTTTCCGCCCCTCAAACCCTTGGCAACTGGCGAAGACCGTCTTTGGGGCCAGGGAGCTTGGCAAGATGGTGGTGGATTGT TGCACTGACGCAGACGGCCCAGCTGTGGATCGTGCCAGGGCCTGGTGTGAGATGACGGATGTCCCCTATTTCCG GCTCAGCCCTCAGCTGCACACGGAGGTGATGCTGGACGAGGTGAACGACACCGTGCTGGTGAACGCCCTGTGGGACACCCAGCTCTACATCTACCAGCAACGGGAGCAGTTCGAGCAGATGGTGCAGCATCTCTGCCTGTGA
- the MAFF gene encoding transcription factor MafF: MAADGLSSKALKVKRELGENTPLLSDEELMGLSVRELNHHLRGLSKEEVARLKQRRRTLKNRGYAASCRVKRVCQKEELQKQKMELEWEVDKLARENAAMRLELDTLRGKYEALQGFARTVATHGPPAKVATASVITIVKSGTNQAAYS, from the exons ATGGCAGCAGACGGGCTCTCCAGCAAGGCTTTGAAG GTGAAGCGGGAGCTGGGGGAGAACACTCCGCTGCTGTCGGATGAGGAGCTGATGGGGCTTTCAGTACGGGAACTCAACCACCACCTGCGGGGCCTCTCCAAGGAGGAGGTGGCGAGGCTGAAGCAGCGTCGTCGGACGCTGAAAAACCGGGGTTATGCTGCCAGCTGCCGAGTGAAGCGCGTCTGCCAGAAGGAAGAGCTGCAGAAGCAGAAGATGGAGCTGGAGTGGGAGGTGGACAAGCTGGCCCGGGAGAACGCTGCCATGCGCCTGGAGCTCGACACCCTGCGTGGCAAGTACGAGGCCCTGCAGGGCTTTGCCCGCACCGTGGCCACTCACGGGCCCCCCGCCAAGGTGGCCACGGCCAGCGTCATCACCATCGTCAAGTCCGGCACCAACCAGGCCGCCTACTCCTAG